A single region of the Vicia villosa cultivar HV-30 ecotype Madison, WI linkage group LG4, Vvil1.0, whole genome shotgun sequence genome encodes:
- the LOC131599324 gene encoding auxin-responsive protein SAUR78-like, which produces MTKVAKLTKLKSVLKKWNTFAYYNNKHNRSDIRAVVNEDESCALSEQDLRPVFVGKTRRRYLVNSDVVGHPLFQELVDRSRSSIEVNNDDDDTVNVACEVVLFEHMLWMIENTDPQPESLDELVDYYSC; this is translated from the coding sequence ATGACAAAAGTTGCAAAACTAACAAAACTCAAGTCAGTGCTGAAGAAATGGAACACCTTCGCCTATTACAACAACAAGCACAACCGCTCTGACATCAGAGCGGTTGTGAACGAGGACGAGTCGTGTGCGTTATCAGAACAAGACCTTCGTCCCGTGTTTGTTGGAAAGACGAGGCGTAGGTACCTTGTTAACTCCGATGTTGTTGGACATCCGCTGTTTCAGGAGCTTGTGGACAGGTCTCGCAGCTCGATCGAGGTAAACAATGACGATGATGATACCGTTAATGTGGCTTGTGAAGTTGTCTTGTTTGAACATATGTTGTGGATGATCGAGAATACTGATCCTCAACCGGAATCTTTGGATGAACTCGTTGATTATTACAGTTGCTAG